The following are encoded in a window of Hydrotalea sp. genomic DNA:
- the tuf gene encoding elongation factor Tu yields MTKAKFERNKPHCNIGTIGHVDHGKTTLTAAITKVLADMGQAEFKGYADIDKAPEEKERGITINTAHVEYETSKRHYAHVDCPGHADYVKNMITGAAQMDGAILVVSAADGPMPQTREHILLARQVGVPALVVFMNKIDQVDDAELAELVEVEIRDLLTKYNFPGDKTPIIKGSALAALEGRDDEIGKNAILKLMDAVDEFIPQPARPIDKPFLMPIEDVFSIEGRGTVVTGRVERGQVKVGEEVEIVGLRDTSKTVVTGVEMFRKLLDSGQAGDNIGALLRGVDRTGVERGQVLAATGSIKPHNKFECEVYILTKDEGGRHTPFMNNYRPQFYFRTTDVTGTVELAKGTEMVMPGDNTKMTVELIAPIAMDEGLRFAIREGGRTVGSGVVSKVLA; encoded by the coding sequence ATGACCAAAGCAAAATTTGAAAGAAATAAGCCGCATTGTAATATCGGCACCATCGGACACGTGGACCACGGCAAGACAACCTTGACCGCGGCCATCACCAAGGTTCTTGCGGATATGGGTCAAGCCGAATTTAAAGGCTACGCCGATATCGACAAAGCACCAGAAGAAAAAGAACGTGGTATTACCATTAACACGGCCCACGTTGAATACGAAACCAGCAAACGCCATTACGCGCACGTTGATTGCCCGGGCCACGCCGATTATGTGAAAAACATGATCACTGGTGCCGCGCAAATGGACGGTGCGATTTTGGTGGTCAGCGCGGCCGACGGCCCGATGCCACAAACCCGCGAACATATCTTGCTTGCCCGCCAAGTCGGCGTGCCGGCGTTGGTGGTGTTCATGAACAAAATCGACCAAGTCGATGACGCCGAATTGGCCGAATTGGTTGAGGTCGAAATTCGTGATTTGCTCACCAAATATAACTTTCCTGGCGATAAAACGCCAATTATTAAGGGTTCGGCTTTGGCCGCGCTCGAAGGTCGCGATGACGAAATTGGCAAAAACGCCATTTTGAAATTGATGGACGCGGTTGATGAATTCATTCCGCAACCAGCTCGCCCGATTGATAAACCATTCTTGATGCCGATTGAAGACGTGTTTTCTATCGAAGGTCGCGGCACCGTCGTGACCGGCCGTGTTGAACGTGGCCAAGTCAAGGTGGGCGAGGAAGTCGAAATTGTCGGCTTGCGCGACACCAGCAAAACCGTGGTTACCGGCGTTGAAATGTTCCGCAAACTGCTTGACAGCGGTCAAGCGGGCGACAACATTGGCGCGTTGTTGCGCGGCGTTGACCGGACCGGCGTTGAACGCGGTCAGGTTTTGGCCGCCACGGGTTCGATTAAACCGCACAACAAGTTTGAATGTGAAGTTTACATTCTGACCAAGGATGAAGGCGGTCGTCACACCCCATTTATGAACAATTATCGTCCACAATTTTATTTCCGCACAACCGATGTGACCGGCACGGTCGAATTGGCCAAGGGCACGGAAATGGTTATGCCTGGCGATAACACAAAAATGACGGTCGAATTGATTGCGCCAATCGCGATGGATGAAGGTTTACGCTTCGCCATTCGTGAAGGTGGCCGCACCGTTGGTTCGGGCGTGGTTAGCAAGGTTCTTGCCTAA